A single genomic interval of Sebastes umbrosus isolate fSebUmb1 chromosome 11, fSebUmb1.pri, whole genome shotgun sequence harbors:
- the LOC119496539 gene encoding galanin receptor type 1-like, which translates to MMNLSESVWLSEEPWNLSSAEEEDQKLLFGIGTDNFITLLVFGLIFTLGVLGNSMVITVLARSKPGKPRSTTNIFILNLSIADLSYLLFCIPFQSTIYMMPTWVLGAFICKFIHYFFTVSMLVSIFTLSAMSVDRYIAIVHSRKSSSIRVARHALIGVLVIWILSLAMAAPVMYYQNIFHRGENHTFCWEVWPDQNQKKVYVVCTFVFGYVLPLLLISFCYAKVLNHLHKKLRNMSKKSEASKKKTAQTVLVVVVVFCLSWLPHHVVHLWVEFGTFPLNQASFVLRVAAHCLAYSNSSVNPVIYAFLSENFRKAYKQVFKCQIGSSDSPLNDIKEIRSKVDTPPSTNCTNV; encoded by the exons atgatgAACTTGTCGGAGTCAGTTTGGCTCTCGGAGGAGCCGTGGAACCTCAGCAGTGCAGAGGAAGAGGACCAGAAACTTTTGTTCGGGATCGGAACGGATAACTTCATCACGCTGCTGGTGTTCGGGCTCATCTTCACGCTCGGTGTGCTGGGTAACTCCATGGTGATCACCGTGCTGGCCCGGAGCAAACCGGGCAAACCGAGGAGCACCACCAATATCTTCATCCTCAACCTGAGCATAGCGGACCTGTCCTACCTGCTCTTCTGCATCCCCTTCCAGTCCACCATCTACATGATGCCGACCTGGGTCCTGGGCGCATTCATCTGCAAATTCATCCACTATTTCTTCACCGTGTCCATGCTGGTGAGCATCTTCACCCTGTCTGCCATGTCCGTGGACCGGTACATAGCCATCGTGCACTCCAGAAAGTCCTCCTCTATCCGGGTGGCGAGGCATGCTCTGATCGGTGTGCTGGTGATCTGGATCCTCTCCCTGGCCATGGCTGCACCGGTCATGTATTACCAGAACATCTTCCACAGAGGAGAGAATCACACATTTTGCTGGGAAGTGTGGCCAGATCAGAACCAGAAGAAGGTCTATGTGGTTTGCACCTTTGTTTTTGGCTATGTGTTGCCTCTGCTGCTGATTTCCTTCTGTTACGCAAAG GTTTTAAATCACTTGCACAAAAAACTAAgaaatatgtccaaaaagtCAGAGGCATCAAAGAAGAAG ACGGCTCAGACGgtcctggtggtggtggtggtgttctGCCTCTCCTGGCTCCCTCATCACGTTGTACACCTGTGGGTGGAGTTCGGGACCTTCCCGCTGAACCAGGCCTCCTTCGTGCTACGGGTGGCCGCCCACTGCCTAGCGTACAGCAACTCGTCCGTCAACCCGGTCATCTACGCCTTCCTGTCAGAGAACTTCAGGAAGGCTTACAAGCAGGTGTTCAAGTGCCAGATCGGTAGCAGTGACTCCCCGCTCAACGACATCAAGGAGATCCGCAGCAAAGTGGACACGCCGCCCTCGACTAACTGCACCAACGTCTGA